One genomic segment of Hordeum vulgare subsp. vulgare chromosome 2H, MorexV3_pseudomolecules_assembly, whole genome shotgun sequence includes these proteins:
- the LOC123428553 gene encoding FT-interacting protein 4-like gives MKLAVEVADAAELSAKDGAASCNAFVEVEFDGQRQRTATRPGDLSPHWNETLVFDVRDPARLSALTVDVSVQHDRSLNDHNALRPHAFLGRVRVSGDSVARSPDDAVVQRYPLDKRGLFSRVSGDIALRLYLVADARDGDRVAAQDHAAPVVDTGGGLQQNQQQPSQPAAVASLDPERMVRNVFSGGGEAPAGASVASGSGGPAAETKGKSGHDTREFRSIPASSGGGNEPRRHTLHAMAAPAPPAGQTVVVPKPAGPAQAPPPGSQYGLTETKPPLPAKMGPRAGTNKIASTYDMVEPMSYLYVTVVKARDLPSMDLTGALDPYVEVKLGNFKGVTRHLEKNQNPVWRQTFAFSGAHLQASQLEVIVMDKDTLRDDFVGRVVFDMSDIPSRLPPDSPLAPQWYSLADAHGERFRHGHPLGEIMLAVWLGTQADEAFPEAWHSDAHSLSREGLTNTRSKVYYSPKLIYLKISVIAAQDLIAADKGRPLAPTIAKIQMGSQIRRTRPGQPQGSANQAWNEEFMFVASEPFEDPLVVTVEEKVAAGRDEAIGRIIIPVAAPYVPRNDLAKSVPSKWFNLSRGMTVDEAAADATTGTKHREHSKTFASKIHLKMSLETAYHVLDESTHYSSDLQPAAKKLRKSAIGVLEVGILSARGLGGSKNPYCVAKYGSKWVRTRTLLGTAAPAWNEQYTWEVFDLSTVITVAVFDNNHVHHSEGAKDQRIGKVRVRLATLESDRVYTHYYPLMALSPGGLKKTGELHLAVRFTCTAWANMLAQYGRPLLPKMHYSNPISVLQLDYLRFQAMQMVATRLGRSEPPLHREVVEYMLDVDSHMFSLRRSKANFYRITSLFSGVVAVGKWFDGICKWKNPLTTVLVHVLFLILVCYPELILPTVFLYLFMIGVWNYRRRPRKPPHMDTVLSHAEQVHPDELDEEFDTFPTSKPSDVVRMRYDRLRSVAGRVQTVVGDLAMQGERAQSLLSWRDPRATAIFITLSLIVAVVLYITPFQVVAVVAGMYMLRHPRFRSKQPSVPFNFYKRLPAKGDMLL, from the coding sequence ATGAAGCTGGCCGTGGAGGTCGCGGACGCGGCGGAGCTGTCCGCCAAGGACGGCGCGGCCTCATGCAACGCCTTCGTGGAGGTGGAGTTCGACGGGCAGCGCCAGCGCACCGCCACCCGCCCCGGCGACCTCTCGCCGCACTGGAACGAGACGCTCGTCTTCGACGTCCGCGACCCGGCACGCCTCTCCGCCCTCACCGTCGACGTGTCCGTCCAGCACGACCGCAGCCTCAACGACCACAACGCGCTCCGCCCCCACGCCTTCCTCGGCCGCGTCCGCGTCTCCGGTGACTCCGTCGCGCGGTCACCCGACGACGCCGTCGTGCAGCGCTACCCGCTCGATAAGAGGGGGTTATTCTCCCGCGTCTCCGGGGACATCGCGCTCCGGCTCTACCTCGTCGCCGACGCGCGGGACGGCGATCGCGTCGCGGCGCAGGACCATGCTGCTCCGGTGGTGGACACTGGCGGTGGTCTGCAACAGAACCAGCAGCAGCCTTCCCAGCCCGCTGCTGTCGCCAGCTTGGACCCCGAGAGAATGGTCAGGAACGtcttctccggcggcggcgaggcgccGGCAGGAGCTTCTGTTGCATCAGGGTCAGGGGGGCCGGCGGCGGAGACTAAGGGGAAGAGCGGCCACGACACACGCGAGTTCCGCTCCATTCCGGCCTCGTCAGGCGGCGGCAACGAGCCTCGGCGCCACACGCTCCACGCCATGGCGGCGCCggcccctccggcggggcagaCGGTGGTCGTGCCCAAGCCCGCAGGACCTGCCCAGGCACCGCCTCCGGGCTCGCAGTACGGCCTCACGGAGACGAAGCCCCCGCTGCCGGCCAAGATGGGGCCGCGCGCGGGGACGAACAAGATCGCGTCCACCTACGACATGGTGGAGCCCATGTCGTACCTGTACGTGACCGTCGTCAAGGCGCGCGACCTTCCCTCCATGGACCTCACCGGCGCTCTGGACCCGTACGTGGAGGTGAAGCTGGGCAACTTCAAGGGCGTCACCCGGCACCTGGAGAAGAACCAAAACCCGGTGTGGCGGCAGACGTTCGCCTTCTCCGGCGCCCACCTCCAGGCCAGCCAGCTCGAGGTCATCGTCATGGACAAGGACACGCTCCGCGACGACTTCGTCGGCCGCGTCGTTTTCGACATGTCCGACATCCCCAGCCGCCTCCCGCCGGACAGCCCGCTCGCGCCGCAGTGGTACAGCCTCGCCGACGCCCACGGCGAGCGGTTCCGGCACGGCCACCCGCTGGGCGAGATCATGCTCGCCGTCTGGCTCGGCACGCAGGCCGACGAGGCGTTCCCGGAGGCGTGGCACTCGGACGCGCACTCGCTGTCGAGGGAGGGGCTCACTAACACGCGCTCCAAGGTGTATTACTCTCCCAAGCTCATCTACCTCAAGATCTCCGTCATCGCGGCGCAGGACCTCATCGCCGCCGACAAGGGCCGGCCGCTCGCGCCCACCATCGCCAAGATACAGATGGGCAGCCAGATCAGGCGGACGCGGCCGGGGCAGCCGCAGGGGTCGGCGAACCAGGCGTGGAACGAGGAGTTCATGTTCGTGGCCAGCGAGCCGTTCGAGGACCCGCTGGTGGTGACCGTGGAGGAGAAGGTGGCCGCCGGCCGCGACGAGGCCATCGGCCGCATCATCATCCCCGTGGCGGCGCCGTACGTGCCGCGCAACGACCTGGCCAAGTCGGTGCCGTCCAAGTGGTTCAACCTGTCGCGCGGCATGACGGTGGACGAGGCGGCGGCGGACGCGACGACGGGGACCAAGCACCGGGAGCACTCCAAGACCTTCGCCAGCAAGATCCACCTGAAGATGAGCCTGGAGACGGCGTACCACGTGCTGGACGAGTCGACGCACTACAGCAGCGACCTGCAGCCGGCGGCGAAGAAGCTCCGCAAGAGCGCCATCGGCGTGCTAGAGGTCGGCATCCTCAGCGCGCGCGGCCTGGGCGGCAGCAAGAACCCCTACTGCGTGGCCAAGTACGGGTCCAAGTGGGTGCGCACGCGCACGCTGTTGGGCACGGCGGCGCCGGCGTGGAACGAGCAGTACACCTGGGAGGTGTTCGACCTGAGCACGGTGATCACCGTCGCCGTGTTCGACAACAACCACGTCCACCATAGCGAAGGAGCAAAGGACCAGAGGATCGGCAAGGTGCGCGTGAGGCTGGCGACGTTAGAGAGCGACCGCGTGTACACCCACTACTACCCGCTGATGGCGCTGAGCCCCGGCGGGCTGAAGAAGACGGGGGAGCTGCACCTCGCCGTCCGGTTCACGTGCACGGCGTGGGCGAACATGCTGGCGCAGTACGGGCGGCCGCTGCTGCCGAAGATGCACTACAGCAACCCCATCTCCGTGCTGCAGCTGGACTACCTCCGGTTCCAGGCGATGCAGATGGTGGCGACGCGGCTGGGCAGGTCGGAGCCGCCGCTGCACAGGGAGGTGGTGGAGTACATGCTGGACGTGGACTCGCACATGTTCAGCCTGCGGCGGAGCAAGGCAAACTTCTACCGCATCACGTCGCTCTTCTCCGGCGTGGTGGCCGTGGGCAAGTGGTTCGACGGCATCTGCAAGTGGAAGAACCCGCTGACGACGGTACTGGTGCACGTGCTGTTCCTGATCCTGGTGTGCTACCCGGAGCTGATCCTGCCGACGGTGTTTCTGTACCTGTTCATGATCGGGGTGTGGAACTACCGGCGGCGGCCTCGGAAGCCGCCGCACATGGACACGGTGCTGTCGCACGCGGAGCAGGTGCACCCGGACGAGCTGGACGAGGAGTTCGACACGTTCCCGACGAGCAAGCCCAGCGACGTGGTGAGGATGAGGTACGACCGGCTGAGGAGCGTCGCCGGCAGGGTGCAGACGGTGGTGGGCGACCTGGCCATGCAGGGGGAGCGCGCGCAGTCGCTGCTCAGCTGGCGTGACCCGCGGGCCACGGCCATATTCATCACGCTGTCGCTCATCGTGGCCGTGGTGCTATACATCACGCCGTTCCAGGTGGTGGCCGTCGTCGCCGGGATGTACATGCTCCGCCACCCACGCTTCAGGAGCAAGCAGCCGTCGGTGCCATTCAACTTCTACAAGCGCCTCCCAGCCAAGGGGGACATGCTCCTATAG